In Kogia breviceps isolate mKogBre1 chromosome 19, mKogBre1 haplotype 1, whole genome shotgun sequence, a single genomic region encodes these proteins:
- the CDK3 gene encoding cyclin-dependent kinase 3, producing the protein MGANAPGAFYFQGGSAGMDVFQKVEKIGEGTYGVVYKARNKETGQLVALKKIRLDLETEGVPSTAIREISLLKELKHPNIVRLLDVVHSEKKLYLVFEFLSQDLKKYMDSTPACELPLHLVKNFLFQLLQGVNFCHSHRVIHRDLKPQNLLISDLGAIKLADFGLARAFGVPLRTYTHEVVTLWYRAPEILLGSKFYSTAVDVWSIGCIFAEMVTRRALFPGDSEIDQLFRIFRILGTPSEAVWPGVTQLPDYKGSFPKWTRKGLEEIVPHLEPEGKDLLVQLLQYDPSRRISAKAALVNPYFSSADTSPAPRQCVLEGFCR; encoded by the exons ATGGGGGCGAACGCCCCAGGCGCCTTCTATTTCCAGGGCGGCTCTGCAGGCATGGATGTGTTCCAGAAGGTGGAGAAGATCGGAGAGGGCACCTATGGGGTGGTGTACAAGGCCAGGAACAAGGAGACTGGGCAGCTTGTGGCCCTCAAGAAGATAAGGCTGGATTT GGAGACCGAGGGGGTCCCAAGCACCGCCATCAGGGAGATCTCCCTGCTCAAAGAGCTTAAGCATCCCAACATCGTCAG GCTGCTGGACGTGGTGCACAGCGAGAAGAAGCTTTACCTGGTGTTTGAGTTCCTCAGCCAGGACCTGAAGAAGTACATGGACTCCACCCCAGCCTGCGAGCTCCCCCTGCATTTAGTCAAG AACTTCCTCTTCCAGCTGCTGCAGGGGGTGAACTTCTGCCACTCGCATCGGGTCATCCACCGAGACCTGAAGCCCCAGAATCTGCTCATCAGTGACTTGGGGGCCATCAAGCTGGCTGACTTCGGACTGGCTCGGGCCTTTGGGGTGCCCCTGCGCACCTACACCCATGAG GTGGTGACACTCTGGTATCGTGCCCCCGAGATCCTCTTGGGAAGCAAGTTCTACTCGACCGCTGTGGATGTCTGGAGCATTGGTTGCATCTTTGCAGAGATG GTGACCCGCAGAGCCCTGTTTCCTGGCGACTCTGAGATTGACCAACTCTTTCGTATCTTTCGGATCCTGGGGACACCCAGTGAAGCCGTGTGGCCAGGAGTCACCCAGCTGCCTGACTATAAGGGCAGTTTCCCCAAGTGGACCaggaaggggctggaggagaTCGTGCCCCACCTGGAGCCAGAGGGCAAGGACCTGCTCGTG CAACTCCTGCAGTATGACCCCAGCCGGCGCATCTCAGCCAAGGCCGCCCTTGTGAATCCATACTTCTCGTCCGCCGACACCTCCCCGGCCCCGCGCCAGTGTGTGCTGGAGGGTTTCTGCCGCTGA